GAAGAATGTAATAAATTGATTCCAAGAAATTTTTTCTCTGAAAACATAGCTTGATTCAACCAGATGCAGCAACCACACCACCTATGCTTAGGTCAGATCCAGAAACTACAGTGCGATTTCTATCAGAAATTAATTTTTTTGAGAGAAATAATTATGAGAATTGAGCATTTTGCAGGAAATTAAATTGTAGTCTGTTAGTTCCTGGAGTTGGGTCATTGCAAAATTTCGTTCCAGAGAACCATCAAAAAGTCCAAACACTGTGGAACCACTACCGGATACAGCAGCAGCCAGGGCACCAAGTTCTAAAAGTAATTCACAAATCTGATTCAAGGCGGGATAGCTTGAAAAAAGTGATTCGTGGAACTGATTTTCGATTTCTGAGGCTAGCTCTCTGATAGTAGTTGGTGTGGTGCTAGGGTGAGAAATTCTCGGTTTGCACATCCCGTAGGCTTTTGCTGTGGATATGCTAAACGTTGGAATAACGAGAAGAATTTCTCCCAATGGATAATTTTGCAAAGATCTTAAAATGTTTCCACGACCGGTTGCTAAGGTTGGTCTTGGATTCAGAAAAAATGGGACATCTGAACCCAATTGCTCCCCAAGTTCCTCAAGTTCTTTTTCAGCGAGAGGCTCGTCGTACCAGCGGTTTAGGGCGAGCAATGTAGCTGCAGCATTGCCGCTGCCCCCACCGAGTCCTCCACCGCTTGGAATTCTTTTTTGGAGGTGAATGATGAGGCGCACTGTCCT
This DNA window, taken from SAR324 cluster bacterium, encodes the following:
- the ispE gene encoding 4-(cytidine 5'-diphospho)-2-C-methyl-D-erythritol kinase; the encoded protein is MQLKPMRLFTPAKINTILQILSKRDDGFHEILTHMVPISFFDELTLQEHSMKHFSFRCNLRELEGPENLVWRALKLFEEASGRTVRLIIHLQKRIPSGGGLGGGSGNAAATLLALNRWYDEPLAEKELEELGEQLGSDVPFFLNPRPTLATGRGNILRSLQNYPLGEILLVIPTFSISTAKAYGMCKPRISHPSTTPTTIRELASEIENQFHESLFSSYPALNQICELLLELGALAAAVSGSGSTVFGLFDGSLERNFAMTQLQELTDYNLISCKMLNSHNYFSQKN